TTGAATGTCctgtaaaaagataaaaagtagCAAAGAGGAGATTCTATCATGATATATAAAAGCTcacataacaaaatttttaggcaGCTCCCTTCCCCTTCTTTCTCTGGATCTTCTTCATGTAGAATTCCAGCTCTTTGCCTTCCAAGATATACCTGTCCAACCCATTCAACCTCGCATTAGAATAAGAATGATAATAGTTACAATGATAAGCTAGTTGCATAGTGAAAGGGGAGAGGTTTAAGGAATATATTTTAAGGCTTTTTTGTAAGAGAAGTTTCGAGTCAACGACGTACCCATCAGCACGGCCACACTGACCAGGCCTTGAAGAGATACAAGCCAACAAACGACCACTTGCGAATTGATCCTCGATATGTGGATCTAGCTTGCGATTCTGTTGACGTTTCTCCATCTTCCTCAAGACATGGTTGCTCTTCTTCACCTCCTCAGTGCCAGTTTCACCTTCCTGTAAACAAGAAATGCCATCATTTGAGGATTTAAAGAACCAGACACAGAAGGCTAAGCAAATAATTGCAACTAAAACAATTAACTCATCACATAGGAGCTGATCTATTGAAATAGTGCCCATGTGATTATAGCATAAAAAGTATTCGCACTACCTCTCCTTCTTTCTTGGCTGCTGTTTTTTTCTTGCGACCAATGTCGACACCATAGTGCTGGAGATACCACTGCTTGAATGGTGCAGCATCAACTTGAACAATAGCACTCTTAACCAGAGTTTGAGTACGAACCAACTCATTGTTGGATGCATTGTACACCACATCCAAAATTCTGGTCTTACGAGTCACGGCCTCACTTCCCCACGAGTAGTTTCCAGTGTCGAGCCTCAGAGCACGCCACTTGACATTTCCACCACGAACCCTAATCCTCCTAACTGTCTTGTTGCTTGAAAGCTTTGTGTTTGCTGGTTGCCTTCCAAGCTCAtaccttaaaaaaataaaccaccaaaatttagaaatatatatatgaacataaACTCAAAAACACCAAAAGAAACAACACTCTAAGAAAGAAAATAGGACAAGATCTATGGCATCTAAGCAAAAACTAATATGGCACAGCTTTTAcaatcattaaataaataacataggTTTTAATCTTTGGTCACGGTATACGATTCGAATAaatatacaaagaaaaaaaaccaaataaaggTAATAAAATTCCTCCAAAAATTCATGTGACAGAAAAATGAAGCTAAATCTGAAACGAGAGGCTAAAACCTGTATATTTGGTTAAGTAAATTACAAGGACTCTGCTTTTAGAACATCCTAAATCAACTTTCTAAGATATCAAACAGAACAAAAAACAGATCAagaaaaatcaaacattttttttttttgggaaataATGGGTTTGATTATTACTTTCTCTTCTTCCTCCAAGCCTTCTTTTTACCTCCAGTGGCACGCCTCTTGTGCATCGAATCACGAGAGATACCTACCaagaaaaaaagataataaaccCATTTAAGCAATAAATTAAGCAGAAAATTACATGATTTAGAAGAGATTAGTGATGAGCTAGAGGAATTTCAGAATTACCCATTTTGACTGCGGAAAAAGttcaagggttttttttttgggggggggggtctGTTGAAGCAAATCCCAGAAGAGACTGAAGCTAGGGTTTGAGAGGCAGTACAGCCATAGGCGGAGATTTGAAGCTTTGCAATACACAAAAACCCTAGTTTTTGTGAAATTACAGTAATGTCCatgttgggttgggttgggtttaTGTTGGGACAAAAGTAGTCAATAAGTACATTATCTCTTTTGGGCCCAACTAGAAAAAACATTTGGGTTCATGCTTTAGGCCTAACTTCTATAggataacttttttttttaatttagtagaGATTTTATACAAAGAAAAACAACTGGCTAAAAATAAGTTTACTTAGAGATCAAAActactaattaaataatgtaaacACATGTGTATTGAATTTTAACTCGATTGTTATggatattattatcaatttagaATGACGTGGGTTTGAGTATGTTAAAActcattattctcctatttacgGGTTGGGGAGAGGTTATTAGTAGTTCTAGGTATTGTATAAAGAAAAAACAGATATAATCGGAACCTATAATAAGATTAACAAAAACGTAATTAAATACAAACATGAACATGCATGTCGGATCAAATCTGATAACATACAAAGACCTGAAGAAATGGCAAAACGGTCCAAAACAAAGCCCTAGAAAATCGAAGCCAACCACCATTGGAAAAAACTCCATCGGAGAGACCAAACTCTCAACCGTCAGGCAAGGCACCAAAGAGGGCAAGCCATCAACGCCAACATCTGACATTGTCGATGCCGGGAAACCAATGGAGAAGGTTATACCAGTCAATTTATTTTCGCCACAAAAAGAACATAAGATGGTCCCCAGCTGTAGGAACTGGTACTCGAGGACAAGGTGCAACAGTCGATTTGATTGTCAATCGCACATGTGACGGTGATACTGGAAGAGACCCCATCTCGATATAACAAAACGAGAGAGAGATGGTTTGTCGTTGTATCTATAATCTTCAGTTTGTTTAACTTAAGAGGTGGCAAAGATGTAGATATCAATGAGAGATTTTTTTAGGCTTACATGAAGATTTAGTCTCTCAATgtgtactttttttttaatcttatttttgtatttaaattagataaatgATTGTATAAAAAATGGGTGTCACGTCATCCTTatcattttctaattatttcAGTTCTCGATGTTAATAATGTACAGTGGTCAAATAGGATCATTTTCTTTTCGAGaccttttactattttttcatCATGTGGGAGTTTGAATTAATTCTCGTTTATCTACTTCTATCAATATGGAGGGGAAAGGAATGTCGATACTTTgctacaaattttattttgtacacTGTAAGGGGTTTCGTTTTTCTATTAATAGGAGTTTTGGGTCTCGATTTATACGGTTCTAATGAACcaacattaaattttgaaacattagcTAATCAATCATATATCGCCgcacttaaaataatattctatATTGGATTTCTTATTGTTTTTGCTGTTAAATTACCGATTATACCCTTACATGCATACATGGTTCTCGGATACTCACAAGGAGGTCCATTACAATACTTGTATGCTTCTAGtcagaattttattaaaaataggagCAACAATTATGAGTCTATGTAAACCCCAGAgcataagttgttacacaattATAGTTATCTAATGAGGTATTTTATCTATCTAGATATGATGTCCATAGGGAATCAACAAAAAATTATcatgtttcaatttttcattgaatagattaaaataaaagaaaagatagaatTTTAATAAAGCACGCAATGTCTTATCTCCACTAGAACGTTATaacgaaataaaataaagacatatataaatagaaatgcTATATTTAGcatgtttaataaatataacCCTTTTCGTATGCAGTTCAAttatattctaaatattttactaaaattttaaaaattaaaagtgggTAAAAATCTATCTTCTCTGCAAATTGTTTTTTGAACAACGGAGTCCATGAAAAAATTAAGCTCTGGAAAATTAACTCTCtcctcatatatatatatatatatatatatatatatatatattatgattattttgtttttatctcAACGGACAGATCAAATCAGaattcctttcatttttctgTTATTCAATCGAATTGgaatatgtaatatcataataatggtagaaattgaaatttttatattttatataaaactccAGTCGACTAAATGGCATTTATCCATTctttttctgtgtttatttattataaatacaaattaaaaatttgagttaGAAGTTGTTTGTTTGGTGGCTAAAATgcctatttttatttgtatatgtaataATGTGTAGTTTCTATAAATAAAGTTTCAAAccttcaaacataaataaataaattttcaaataggggtgaaataaaaaaaattgaaaggtgAGAATGAAATTATAcattttacaatagtaaaatgtaattttaccattttaataacctatatatttataatttataaaaaattaaattaatttttattgttattgagGAAACCAAAATGTAatcttacaatttttaattttaatttataaattataaaagattataaataaataaaaattattttaggacCGAACCCTACCGGTCTTACGACTTATACGATTTCAAAGCTATAAATAATGAATGTTTATAACCTTTTGAAGAAATTAAGTATTTATAGTACTTATAAATTATTGCTTTCTTCTCATAACAATAatcatgattaaattgaattaaaattactCTTTATTGCCATAATGATAGCATAGCTAGGGGGCTGGCAGGAGCCACGGTctccctaaaattttttatttaggtcatttaaatttttgaaattttaaattagtagaGGTAAAGTTActttttaccattaaaaatgataaaaatttgatttaatcatttaaaaattatgcagatataagttattaaaatggtgaaattttattttactatcgtaaaaattataatttaattttgactcttctaaacatattttatagCTTAGCCCATGAGtttaatacataatataattttttattataacatatatatatatatccttaaaaatacacataataattttcattttatttaaaacttacttaagaaatttattaaacttCAAGATTAAGAAATAATTCTTAATTGATAATTAtgagttaattttatttcaataaaataccacattaaaacaagttttaaaataatatttaaaatgatataagataattattaatattttaaaaatatataatattaaatttaattgtaacatataaataataaaaattatttagatataCAAAAACTTGGCCCAACAATTtcaactcatttatttttaattttataggaGAAcccaaaaaaggaaacaatttcAACTGAATTTACTGTGAAACTCCTCCCATTTTCattgtagaaattaaaaaaggaacTTCTTTTGACTCTCGGCTCTtcactgtatatatatatttttagcttTGGTTTATGGTAATGGAGGAACAAATATTggctccttcttcttctttaccTACTCAGCACGTTCTATCGGGTTCGGCTGGTTCTGGTGGAGCTCGTTACAAGCTGGTGGCTCCGTCTAAGCTACCAATCTCAAGGTCGGCTTGTCTTACGACCCCACCTGGGCTTAGTCCTTCGTCTTTCTTGGAATCTCCTGTTCTTTTATCAGATGTTAAGGTTAGAgctgtttttttaaaattttttttttggatcgGATTTGGGTTATGTTTGTTTCCTGAGTAAATAGAGGAAAGTGGACttctttttgaaaattcactgttgaaattgaattcttttccttttttaataaaaaaacccaagatttttccctttttttttcttttaagtgaTTGCGGAATTCAGCAATGTGAGGCTTCAAGGATTTGATTGCTAATCTTTCAAAGTAGCTTTTTAGTTTTAGtggggaatttttttttcttttttcttttcatattggGTTTGATTGGCTAGGCTTTTTTTGCATGATGTGATTTGGATTTAATTGTCAGCTAAAGAGATGCATAAGGAgaaaaattatggttttctGCTGTATTTATTTGccttattttcttatttaaaactTAGATTCTGATGCTTTTGTTATTGcaattattagataaaattattaaatatggcTCTTAGTGTCCATGGatatttgttttatgaaaagaggaattaggcttttttttttaatgaaattaatgcaATTGTTGTTTTTCCTCATAATGAATCTTCCCCCTTTAGAATGTGGGAATTATGGAAAATTATATGAGTGCTAGATAGGAGCAGTACAATATTGGTTTGAACTCGTGTTATATAAGTGCTAGATAGGAGCATTACAATATTGGTTTGAACTCGTGTTATTTAAGTGTCTGATAGGAGCTTTAATAATCAATGCCGGTGTTGAGGTCGAGTGGATTGATGGATCAATGCTTCTTTAAGGGCCGTTGTTTTGATTTATATCAAAGGATGAATGTTTTGTTTAATGTTTGATGCAAGGAGAAAATGAAATCAATCTATGTGTATGGTGCATGATCCTCAAATCCTCCAAATACTGAGTTCAAAGCTCACACCCGAAGACGAGTAACATAGAAATGAATTAATGTAAGTTAGAAAAGACACGATTGCCTGTGACTTAATAGAGTATATGACATCACATATAGTTGAATTTGCGAAAGGAATATAAGTAGTGGAAGCTGAAGGAGTTGATAGGTGGTTTTTTCGGACTTGTTTTCGGCATAAGAGTAGGTTAACTCgatgaatattttattgaacggattttgcttttatatatctttatttgatttgttCTGGAATCTTTTCTTTTGTCCCCCTTATTTGTGCTGATGAGAATAATAGCTGGTTGTTGGTAAATGGAAGCAGATCGGTTATATAAAACCATATCGAGTTAAAAGGTTGTTGATTTGCATCTTGTTCTCCCAGGTGGAGCCTTCACCGACTACCGGTTCGCTGTTTAAGCCTCAACCAGTGCATGCCTGGGTTGCTTCTTCTACATATCCAGAATCTGTTGCGTGTTCTAATGCTTTTGATGAAAGAAATACCAGCTGCTTTGAGTTTAAAACCCATCCTATATCAAACATGGTAACTTCCTGATAAATGTTAATGGCTATTTCAGGATCCTTGGCACACGTAAAACTTAGCAGCCTGTTATAAGATCTTTCTCGTAAAGTTATTGAACACTGACATTGTTATCTAAGTTCATTATGTTCTGTTTGTTGATTGGTATAGCTGACTAACGTTTTTTGCTCGTTCAAGGCATCTGCAGATTTAAACCATCAAAGAAGTGAACAGTCTCTGCACATTCAAGGTCAAAACGGGACTGTATTGTTCGATTCATCAGCTTCAGTTAAGAGTGAGATGGCTGGCCTCTCGAATGAGTTGAGTCTCTCGGTGCCTGTTCATACAGCTACTTCTATGGTTAGTGTTCCTCCTGAAGTTGATGTTGAAGAGTTAAGTCAGATGGGAAACCCAAATATCGGGATTCAGTCGGGGCAGTCTGATCATAGAGTAGGTGGTCAATCCGTGTCATTTGATGATGGATACAACTGGAGGAAGTACGGACAGAAACATGTTAAAGGAAGTGAATTTCCACGCAGTTATTACAAATGTACGCATCCTAATTGTGAAGTGAAAAAGCTATTTGAGCGAGCTCATGATGGTCAGATTATGGAGATAATATACAAAGGTACACATGATCATCCTAAGCCTCAACCTAGCTGTCGATATTCTTCGAGTAATATCGTCTCTGGCCAAAAAGAAAGATCTGACAAGCTCTCATCTTTGAATGGTAGAGATAGCATATATGGCCAGACAGTTCATAGCGTTGAGCCAAATAGTACTGCAGATCTATTGCCTGTCACAGCTAATGATGATAACGTAGATGATGTTGACGATGATGATCCATTATCAAAGCGAAGGTACTTATTTTCCTATATAGAGACTTTAACTTCTTTTCCATCTGGTTTTGTCTGCTTTGCTAAGTGAAACTATGAAACTACGAGCAGGAAGATGGATGGTGCAATCGATATCATTCCTGTGGTGAGACCAATACGGGAGCCCCGTGTTGTTGTTCAGACTCTGAGTGAAGTTGATATACTGGATGACGGGTATCGATGGCGCAAATATGGCCAAAAAGTAGTGAGAGGAAATCCTAATCCTAGGTACATATTGTAAAATCAATGATGATAGAACGCCATATATAGTAGTATTCATATCTTGTTTTGCATAAAGACTCATTGCCATTACTTCATTGTCGCTTGCGTTTGGATTTGTGTAGGAGTTACTATAAGTGCACAAATGCCGGTTGCCCTGTTAGAAAACACGTCGAGAGGGCATCTCATGATCCAAAAGCTGTTATAACCACATACGAGGGAAAGCACAATCACAATGTACCTACTGCAAGGACCAATAGTCATGATACAACCGGACCAATACCCGTGAATGGACCTTCAAGGATTAGATCAGAAGATAATGGTGCCATAAGCCTTGATCTTGGTGTTGGGATTAGTTCTATTTCGGAAAATAGTTCAAACGAGCATCAGCAACTGCATTCTGAACTGGTCCAATGCCATCCGCAGACCGGTGGCTCTAGTTTCAAATTTGTTCAACCTCATCCAATGGCAGCATATTACAGTGTCCTAAACAGTAGCGACATGAATCAGTATGGATCTAGAGAAAATCCAAACCAAGGTCCCGGCGTCGAAATTACACCCTTAAATCATTCTTATGCATTTCCACAGAGCATCGGAAGAATACTAATGGGACCATAAATCCGTGAACAACAAAGGTGACGAGAAATAAAACGTGGACAGGATGCCATTTTTTCGATCTTTACGACTGGTAAAAGAGAAAAGTTAGGATTGAATTCTGCAAATATggattgttatatatatatatatatattgcttgAACTCTGAATTGATATTGTTAACTAGACCTACAAAATACTTTCTGATGGGAAATCACGATTTGTATAAATTACAGGGTTTGTACAAAAGTGGAAGTGATACAttacatgtataattttttcttaCAGGATCAAGTGTTGTAAAAACATGTTCTTGAATTGGAATTTGTAAGAAAATGTTCCTGTTCTTTTCTTGACCATTTGTCAAATCAAGGCTTCTCTACCAAGCAtctagataataaaaaaatgattgcTTTAGGTCTGTTCGAGAGCTTGAAATATCCAAATCATTTGACCAAATATATGAAGAATTAAATTCCAAGCAGTAATATCAGCTTCACAGGGGAGGAGACCATTCATTCATGGCAATGATTCAGACAAGCTTTGCATCAAGCTACTTCCAAGACTCAAACCAAAGTCCAAAAactatctcaaaattatacatgaattttgtcaaaatttgagataattttgattcaaagatagacatttaaagaaatgattACAAATAAGTGAAGATTAGAAGCCACAGATCCACTTAAACCAGTTCTCATTAGAGATCAGAACTAAGCCAGATTGTCTAAAGAGAAGCATTTTGCACCAAATCAAAGCTAAACCCCCACAAAAGATGGCGCCATGAATTTCCAGCTGAAATTTTCAAAGGATTCTACCAAACAAGAGAGGGGAATTGGAAAAGACTGACCAGAACTCATTAAAAGCTGAACCTTCAAAATCTGCAAACAGATCAGTGATAAACCCTAGAAGAAGGCTGAGGTCCAAGCTTGAGATTACCCAAAGGCACCAAGATGCAGCTCTGATTGACTGAATTAAGAGAAGCATTTTCACTAATGAAAAAAAAGGGCAATTTTGCTTAGGCTTAAAAATACAATCATttagcataaaaaaaaaaaacaaactttttTCCAAGAAAATTCAGGGTATTCTGTTTTCCAAGTTTTAAAGactttttgtcttttgtttTGATGCGTTGAACAACAGAGATAGTGACAGGCAGATGACGGGGGACAAGGTTTTCCTGGTAAATATGCTTttaaaaatatggtaaaaagGTTATCTAATCCCTTTTAGTTTTGATATTGAACAAATTGATCCTTTTTTAGAAAAGAGGAGCAATCTAGTCTTTCTTAATTTTGGAAGTGAGCAATTTAAGGATAATTTATCAGGATGATAACTTATTCCgtcaatttggttttaattttaaaaaaaattaataaatttagccatcaacatttacacatcttcaatttggtcctaattctaaattttttgataTCCAATGaggattaaatttgttgattttttagaatCGGAACCaaaatgatagaatttgtaaatgttgatagttaaatttattagtatacCTATCAAACTGGGATAAATTGACAAATGAAAACAAACGCtatgattaattgtccttaattgTTAAATGCATCGAAAGCCACTTGTCCAAGTTCATTCCAAAAgtgatttttattcattttttgataaatttaataactcttaagaattttaaaataattttatatttctataattttttaaatatttactcacatcgataaaatttaatgattaaactTCGTCAATGTTAATGGATTCACTACATTTGTTCTTTGCTCCATAAAtcaatttatcttttgattaactatatatataaaggtaaaattcacccatggtcactttaaAATAGggtttatcttattttataactctaatttttttctcaatttagtcagTCTAATTAAGATAAGTGTTTAAATTAGTCATTGCCGTTAAAAATTCCGTTAGTCCACTGACATATTTTTGACGTGATACATTAGCCCATTGAGTGATTAACACGtgacttttttttaacttttgactAAAACTATAGAACTCTTTATAATTAGCCAAAACTCTTTgcttttatcttttgtttttttctcttctcacGGTTTTCCTAAATGACACATTTAGAGTCTCATTTATAGCTCAAGGATAAGTTTCTTGGGGTGATTCTTTATTAATCTAAGCTGAAATTAACAATCCATGTTGCTCCATGAAAATCGTATCGATGAGTTCTGAatgagaaattttttaatatgatgtTTTCCAATTTATTCAAGTCTTAACAATTATCAAAGATACAAAATTCATTACCATAAGCAGCCAAGTCCACATGATTTTTCTCCTCTGCAACCTCCGTAGCATCTTATGTTCCTGTAAGGTGAGCATCAAATAATCTTTATGATTGATAGAGACCACCAGGGGGTGATGCTTCCAGTGAAATTGGTCTTTCCTTCTAGTCACAACCCTTTCCAAGGTTTTATTGGTGCTCCAAATGCGGCACATGAACCACTATTTTGTGATGGTTAACTTTAGCATATCTTGCCATGTCCTTAATGTAGTTACAGTTTTGTCCTGCTCTTCAAAACAATAGGATTTAGAGAATACAAGGTGCTGCTCCTCAACATTGATGGGAACTGCTGCCTTACATCCATTAGCACCATAGTTCTAGCTTGACGCTTTGTAGGAGGCATTATTTAATCTGCCTCTGGCTAGATGTGTGATTTATGAGGGGGTGGTACGTATATCCATGAATCGCTCTGTTTGGGTTTAAGCTGAGCCAATTTTCGTCCCAGCCTTTCTCATTTTTCAGCTCCGTTTCTCTGTTACCCTACTTCAGTTTCGGCTCAAGAAGTTGGTAATGTCAAAAACAgagtattttatcttttattttattctttttgcattgcttacattatatatatatatatatgaaaatgaaatgaattggaGAGGAtgagagggaaaaaaaaaggggccAAAACAATGGGGAGATCTTAAGAAAGAAGGGGCTGCTTGCAAAAATGGAGATTTACAGTCCCCAATCGATTTGTCAAATCATAGAGTGAAAGTAATAAAGAAAACTGGAAGATATACAAGCCTtctcatttaattataaaaaaacagaGGCCAAGGTATTTCTGTAAGAACTTAAGCAAtccatcatatatatatatatatatatatatatatatatatatatatatacacacatttAGGGTAAGTTTAGATGGACGATTGAGTGCAGTGCGGTACGTTTTTATCTCACGCTACAATAtcgctatagtatctaatctcaccgccatcgctgtttttacactaattgcaggtaaacgcaccgttCATCCAAGCATACTCTTCGCTTAAATAATGGGTTTTAATCAAGTCATAAGCTATATATATCACAAGaaattcttcatcttcttcactgAAAGGCCAATGGCTTTAGGCAGATGCTGGTAATTAGCTGTTGTTTCCATgggttttaaaatgatttactaTAAAGCCAAGATGATTATAAACAAAAAACTTGATTTATAGCTAGGAAATCCGGGTTTGTTGAGCAACATTTTTCAGGTTTTGTTTCATCTTTCACTAAATGGATGAAAAAAACCTCTCTAGAACCccccaaaacaaaagaaaaggaaaaaaatgttttgagctaATTCTAAGTAAAAAAAGAATACTATATCAATCACTCAATGGGTTAATATGCCACATTAACaatctgtttgtgaattaacGGGATTTTTAACAGTGATTAATcgaacaattattttaattagagtggctaaattaaaaaaatagaataattaaaattggataaactctattttaaagtGACAatgggtgtaatttaccctatatataatataagctatgctcaaaattttgatttcatcaaACAATTTAAAGATATTAGAAGCTTGCCTACATCTaggcaaaaaaataataaagttattttGTCAAACATTTAAATGGTGCAGTGAAAAAATGGAATTCACCAAAGTatgatttatcaaa
The Gossypium raimondii isolate GPD5lz chromosome 8, ASM2569854v1, whole genome shotgun sequence DNA segment above includes these coding regions:
- the LOC105790247 gene encoding 40S ribosomal protein S8, yielding MGISRDSMHKRRATGGKKKAWRKKRKYELGRQPANTKLSSNKTVRRIRVRGGNVKWRALRLDTGNYSWGSEAVTRKTRILDVVYNASNNELVRTQTLVKSAIVQVDAAPFKQWYLQHYGVDIGRKKKTAAKKEGEEGETGTEEVKKSNHVLRKMEKRQQNRKLDPHIEDQFASGRLLACISSRPGQCGRADGYILEGKELEFYMKKIQRKKGKGAA
- the LOC105790245 gene encoding probable WRKY transcription factor 20 isoform X1, yielding MVMEEQILAPSSSLPTQHVLSGSAGSGGARYKLVAPSKLPISRSACLTTPPGLSPSSFLESPVLLSDVKVEPSPTTGSLFKPQPVHAWVASSTYPESVACSNAFDERNTSCFEFKTHPISNMASADLNHQRSEQSLHIQGQNGTVLFDSSASVKSEMAGLSNELSLSVPVHTATSMVSVPPEVDVEELSQMGNPNIGIQSGQSDHRVGGQSVSFDDGYNWRKYGQKHVKGSEFPRSYYKCTHPNCEVKKLFERAHDGQIMEIIYKGTHDHPKPQPSCRYSSSNIVSGQKERSDKLSSLNGRDSIYGQTVHSVEPNSTADLLPVTANDDNVDDVDDDDPLSKRRKMDGAIDIIPVVRPIREPRVVVQTLSEVDILDDGYRWRKYGQKVVRGNPNPRSYYKCTNAGCPVRKHVERASHDPKAVITTYEGKHNHNVPTARTNSHDTTGPIPVNGPSRIRSEDNGAISLDLGVGISSISENSSNEHQQLHSELVQCHPQTGGSSFKFVQPHPMAAYYSVLNSSDMNQYGSRENPNQGPGVEITPLNHSYAFPQSIGRILMGP
- the LOC105790245 gene encoding probable WRKY transcription factor 20 isoform X2, producing the protein MVMEEQILAPSSSLPTQHVLSGSAGSGGARYKLVAPSKLPISRSACLTTPPGLSPSSFLESPVLLSDVKVEPSPTTGSLFKPQPVHAWVASSTYPESVACSNAFDERNTSCFEFKTHPISNMASADLNHQRSEQSLHIQGQNGTVLFDSSASVKSEMAGLSNELSLSVPVHTATSMVSVPPEVDVEELSQMGNPNIGIQSGQSDHRVGGQSVSFDDGYNWRKYGQKHVKGSEFPRSYYKCTHPNCEVKKLFERAHDGQIMEIIYKDSIYGQTVHSVEPNSTADLLPVTANDDNVDDVDDDDPLSKRRKMDGAIDIIPVVRPIREPRVVVQTLSEVDILDDGYRWRKYGQKVVRGNPNPRSYYKCTNAGCPVRKHVERASHDPKAVITTYEGKHNHNVPTARTNSHDTTGPIPVNGPSRIRSEDNGAISLDLGVGISSISENSSNEHQQLHSELVQCHPQTGGSSFKFVQPHPMAAYYSVLNSSDMNQYGSRENPNQGPGVEITPLNHSYAFPQSIGRILMGP